One segment of Vagococcus martis DNA contains the following:
- the atpF gene encoding F0F1 ATP synthase subunit B, producing the protein MMNQLVIASSGQTTFSTILFVSVSFLVLLLALKKFAWGPLTTMLDERENKIAGDIDSAEQSKIDAANLAKQREVELKEARTEAQSIIAQAKDVAENNAHAIIVEAQEHATRMKKQAQEDLRLERERLLADAKKEVADLSVEIASKILKKELSASAHQELVQSSIDKLGVDDNE; encoded by the coding sequence ATGATGAATCAATTAGTGATTGCAAGTTCTGGACAAACTACGTTTAGTACCATTTTATTTGTCTCTGTTTCATTTCTTGTATTGTTATTAGCGTTAAAGAAATTTGCCTGGGGACCTCTAACGACTATGTTAGACGAACGAGAAAACAAAATAGCTGGCGATATTGATAGTGCAGAACAATCAAAAATAGACGCTGCTAATTTAGCCAAACAAAGAGAAGTGGAATTAAAAGAAGCTCGTACTGAAGCTCAAAGTATTATTGCTCAAGCAAAAGATGTTGCTGAAAATAATGCTCATGCAATTATCGTAGAAGCTCAAGAACATGCAACAAGAATGAAAAAGCAAGCTCAAGAAGATTTGCGTCTTGAAAGAGAACGCTTATTGGCAGATGCTAAAAAAGAAGTGGCAGACTTATCTGTGGAAATTGCCTCTAAAATACTTAAAAAGGAATTGTCGGCTAGTGCTCATCAAGAGTTGGTTCAATCAAGTATTGATAAGCTAGGAGTTGATGACAATGAATAA
- a CDS encoding F0F1 ATP synthase subunit gamma, producing MGGSLIDIKKRIASTKKTSQITSAMQMVAASKLTKSEQSSRRFQEYASKVRSMTTHLASTQLAAIDNSDFSGFEQDMEMYQQMLIARPVKTIGYIVVTSDKGLAGGYNSSILKNMLEIIKKDEEDGMNVVLMAIGGTGSDFFKHRDFPVAYELRGLSDYPSYSEVRRIVNSALQMYNSEMFDELYVCYNHHVNTLSSSFRAEKILPIVDLDAKEAETYEQEYTLEPSADAILNTLLPLYAESLIYGAVLDSKTAEHAARMTAMKSATENATNIIDDLTISYNRARQAAITEEITEIVGGAAALE from the coding sequence ATGGGCGGCTCACTTATTGATATTAAGAAGAGAATAGCTTCAACAAAAAAGACCAGTCAAATTACTAGCGCTATGCAAATGGTAGCTGCTTCTAAATTGACGAAATCTGAACAATCATCAAGACGCTTTCAAGAGTATGCTTCTAAAGTAAGAAGTATGACAACTCATTTGGCATCGACACAGTTAGCTGCAATTGATAACTCTGATTTTTCTGGTTTTGAGCAAGATATGGAAATGTATCAACAAATGCTTATTGCAAGACCAGTTAAAACAATCGGGTATATCGTTGTGACGTCTGACAAAGGTCTAGCGGGTGGTTATAACAGTTCGATTTTAAAAAACATGTTAGAAATCATCAAAAAAGACGAAGAAGATGGCATGAATGTGGTGTTAATGGCTATTGGAGGAACTGGTTCAGATTTCTTCAAGCATCGTGATTTTCCAGTTGCTTATGAATTAAGAGGATTAAGTGACTACCCAAGTTATAGTGAAGTAAGACGTATCGTAAACTCTGCTTTACAAATGTATAATAGTGAAATGTTTGATGAGTTATATGTATGTTATAACCATCATGTCAACACACTATCATCATCATTTAGAGCTGAAAAAATCTTACCAATCGTTGACTTAGATGCTAAAGAAGCTGAAACGTACGAACAAGAGTATACTCTTGAGCCTTCAGCAGACGCTATTTTAAATACGTTACTGCCCCTTTACGCTGAAAGTTTAATATATGGAGCAGTTTTAGACTCTAAAACTGCTGAGCATGCTGCACGTATGACTGCCATGAAGAGTGCCACAGAAAATGCGACAAACATTATTGATGATTTGACCATTTCTTATAATAGAGCACGTCAAGCGGCCATTACAGAAGAAATCACAGAAATTGTTGGTGGAGCAGCTGCTTTAGAATAA
- the atpH gene encoding ATP synthase F1 subunit delta, with protein sequence MNKKFSVAKTYGKALFTEATQLNMVNEIYQELLQLREVYHEVPDLGDILSDDRLSIFEKVNIVKDLENSFSDTMAKFIHTVYDYGRMNEMLDIIDEYEHLYYDQFGIIVVTVTTAVALSLEQRHDLEKRLAKQFHANKVVLRPKLDPSIMGGMIVESEHRIIDQSVRTELNNIHAKLLA encoded by the coding sequence ATGAATAAGAAATTTAGTGTCGCAAAAACTTACGGTAAGGCTCTATTTACTGAAGCAACACAATTAAACATGGTTAACGAAATTTATCAAGAGTTGTTACAACTTAGAGAAGTTTACCATGAAGTGCCGGATTTAGGTGATATTTTATCAGATGATCGTTTATCAATTTTTGAAAAAGTAAACATCGTAAAAGACTTGGAAAATAGTTTTAGTGATACGATGGCAAAATTCATCCATACTGTTTATGACTATGGTCGTATGAATGAAATGCTTGATATCATTGATGAATACGAGCATCTATATTATGATCAATTTGGTATTATTGTCGTGACAGTGACAACAGCCGTTGCACTATCACTAGAACAAAGACATGATTTAGAAAAACGCTTGGCAAAACAATTTCATGCAAATAAAGTTGTTTTAAGACCAAAATTAGACCCAAGCATAATGGGTGGAATGATTGTCGAATCTGAACATCGAATCATAGATCAAAGTGTGAGAACAGAATTAAATAATATTCATGCTAAATTATTGGCTTGA
- the atpB gene encoding F0F1 ATP synthase subunit A, translating to MEEKSWLFTIGGLTFDGTVVTMTILTCLVVFGLVYYCTRNLKLKPTGKQNVMEALVDFVRGIVGDNVEKNEIKQYHLLAFTFFMFVLVSNTLGLITKVTLFPSDVSLWKSPTADPTVTLTLAFIAIILANYYGIKKQGVKSYFVNSYMKPVGFLLPIKLIEEFTNVLTLGLRLYGNIFAGEVLLSLIAGLGASSPTKFILALPLEVIWQAFSLFIGGIQAFIFATLLMVYISHKVEIEEV from the coding sequence GTGGAAGAAAAATCCTGGTTGTTTACCATTGGAGGTTTAACATTTGATGGAACGGTCGTAACAATGACGATATTGACTTGTTTGGTTGTCTTTGGATTAGTGTATTATTGTACACGAAATTTAAAGCTTAAACCTACTGGTAAACAAAATGTCATGGAAGCTCTTGTTGATTTTGTTCGCGGTATCGTAGGTGATAACGTTGAAAAAAACGAAATCAAACAATATCATTTATTGGCATTTACTTTTTTCATGTTCGTACTAGTATCTAACACTTTAGGACTCATTACAAAAGTAACTTTATTCCCAAGTGATGTATCCTTGTGGAAGAGCCCGACTGCAGATCCAACAGTGACACTAACATTGGCATTTATAGCCATTATTTTAGCTAACTATTATGGAATTAAAAAGCAGGGTGTTAAAAGTTATTTTGTTAACAGTTATATGAAACCAGTGGGCTTTTTATTACCAATTAAGTTAATTGAGGAATTTACCAATGTATTAACACTTGGTTTACGTCTTTATGGTAATATTTTTGCAGGTGAGGTATTACTATCGTTAATTGCCGGATTAGGAGCAAGTAGTCCAACGAAATTCATTTTGGCTCTGCCACTTGAAGTGATATGGCAAGCCTTTTCGCTTTTCATTGGTGGAATCCAAGCATTTATTTTTGCTACTTTATTGATGGTCTATATCTCACATAAAGTAGAAATTGAAGAAGTATAA
- the tnpA gene encoding IS200/IS605 family transposase, which produces MSNDDKSLAHTRWNCKYHLVFTPKYRRKVIYGELRKDIGKILRKLCEMKDVEIIEAHAMPDHIHMLVKIPPKQSVSGFMGFLKGRSAVLIHEQHGNLKYKYGNKSFWSKGYYVSTVGLNQKTIQKYIREQESDDRVRDSISKREYMDPFKK; this is translated from the coding sequence ATGTCTAATGACGATAAAAGTTTAGCACACACAAGGTGGAATTGTAAGTATCATTTAGTATTTACCCCCAAATATAGAAGGAAAGTAATTTATGGGGAGTTAAGGAAAGATATAGGAAAAATATTGAGAAAGTTATGCGAGATGAAAGATGTAGAAATAATAGAGGCACACGCAATGCCAGATCATATTCATATGCTAGTAAAAATACCTCCAAAACAATCGGTGTCAGGTTTTATGGGATTTCTTAAAGGAAGAAGTGCTGTCTTAATTCATGAGCAACACGGAAATTTGAAATATAAATATGGAAATAAAAGTTTTTGGTCTAAAGGATATTATGTGAGTACTGTGGGATTGAATCAGAAGACAATCCAAAAATATATTCGAGAACAAGAGTCTGATGATAGAGTAAGAGATAGTATAAGTAAACGTGAATACATGGATCCATTTAAAAAATAG
- the rnr gene encoding ribonuclease R translates to MRKTLKETIIDAMTSSKKKSFSVEQLAEMLGLQKSNDFKELVQAIAQMEREQLVTFNQKGKIKLVTKETVLEGVFRSNERGFGFVTVEGEDSDVFISRDETGYALEGDKVEIEILKVGNPLEDQAPEGKVVKIIERGMSQIVGIFTLFKESEQQETGLYGVVTPKNKKLSRYKVFVAAEGIKPEDGSVVAVEVTHYPEAGYTNSFEGLVKQVIGHKNDPGMDILSIVLQLGIPTEFDEATLKQAEELPDEVLESDLLHRVDLRDEVVVTIDGAEAKDLDDAVRVEKLDNGNFFLGVYIADVSHYVTENSPLDAEASDRATSVYLTDRVIPMLPRKLSNGICSLNPDVDRLAMACEMEITPDGDVVSHDIFETVIHSNARMTYDEVNDIIEGTNDETIKQYSELVPMFHLMNELHEILESKRANRGAISFEDREAYIVVDNEGHPIDIKLRKRKAAERLIESFMLAANETVAKTYTDRQLPFIYRIHEHPKEEKVQRFLEFMTNFGIMVKGKKDAVSPKELQRVLDQVSGRPEEPVVSMMLLRSMQQAKYAEDPVGHYGLAADDYTHFTSPIRRYPDLLVHRLIKEYEKGKITDKVKQKWEEAIPDIADHSSKMERRAVEAERETDKLKKTEFMQDKVDEEFDGIITSITKFGLFIELPNTIEGLVHVNQLKDDYYHFIESHMALVGERTGKVYKIGQKVHIKLTKADVDTREIDFELLSAEPLTETIDIPKHNKKNKQNSRRNDSRKKGSDKPDFGKKGQKGKKGKKPFYKSVKKKPKKKKK, encoded by the coding sequence AGAACAACTTGTTACCTTTAATCAAAAAGGAAAAATAAAATTAGTCACAAAAGAAACGGTTCTTGAAGGCGTGTTTCGTTCAAATGAACGAGGATTTGGCTTTGTGACGGTTGAGGGCGAGGATTCAGATGTCTTTATTAGTCGAGATGAGACTGGTTATGCTCTTGAAGGAGATAAAGTTGAAATCGAGATATTAAAAGTAGGAAATCCATTGGAAGACCAAGCGCCAGAAGGAAAAGTAGTTAAAATTATCGAGCGAGGTATGAGCCAAATTGTCGGTATTTTTACGTTATTTAAGGAAAGTGAGCAACAAGAAACTGGCCTGTATGGTGTCGTAACGCCAAAAAATAAGAAATTAAGTCGCTATAAAGTCTTTGTTGCGGCAGAAGGTATTAAACCTGAAGATGGAAGTGTTGTGGCTGTTGAGGTGACGCATTATCCAGAAGCTGGTTATACAAATAGTTTTGAAGGATTAGTTAAACAAGTCATTGGACATAAAAATGATCCGGGGATGGATATTTTATCGATTGTATTGCAATTAGGTATCCCTACAGAGTTTGATGAAGCAACGTTAAAACAAGCAGAAGAATTACCTGATGAGGTTCTTGAAAGTGACTTACTTCATCGAGTTGATTTAAGAGATGAAGTCGTTGTGACGATTGATGGGGCAGAGGCAAAAGATTTAGATGATGCCGTTCGAGTGGAAAAATTAGATAATGGCAATTTCTTTTTGGGTGTTTACATTGCTGATGTGTCTCACTATGTGACAGAAAATAGTCCACTTGATGCAGAAGCAAGTGACCGAGCAACGAGTGTGTATTTAACGGACCGCGTGATTCCAATGTTACCAAGAAAATTATCAAATGGTATTTGTTCGTTGAATCCTGATGTAGACCGCTTGGCAATGGCTTGCGAGATGGAAATCACACCAGATGGAGATGTGGTATCACATGATATTTTTGAAACGGTTATTCATTCGAATGCACGTATGACGTATGATGAAGTCAATGATATCATTGAAGGAACAAACGATGAGACAATCAAACAATACAGTGAACTTGTTCCGATGTTTCATCTGATGAATGAGTTACACGAGATTCTTGAGAGCAAGCGTGCTAATCGTGGTGCAATTTCTTTTGAAGACAGAGAAGCATATATTGTGGTGGATAATGAAGGACACCCAATTGATATTAAACTTCGTAAGCGAAAAGCTGCCGAGCGTTTAATCGAGTCATTTATGCTAGCTGCGAATGAAACTGTGGCAAAAACTTATACAGACAGACAGCTACCATTTATTTACCGAATCCATGAGCATCCAAAAGAAGAGAAAGTGCAACGCTTTTTAGAGTTTATGACAAACTTTGGTATTATGGTTAAAGGGAAAAAAGATGCTGTGTCACCAAAAGAGTTACAACGAGTATTAGATCAAGTTAGTGGCCGACCAGAAGAACCGGTTGTGAGTATGATGTTACTTCGTAGTATGCAACAAGCGAAGTATGCTGAAGATCCAGTCGGACATTATGGATTAGCTGCAGATGATTACACTCATTTTACGTCGCCAATCAGACGATATCCTGATTTACTGGTTCACCGATTGATTAAAGAGTATGAAAAAGGTAAAATTACAGATAAAGTCAAACAAAAATGGGAAGAAGCCATTCCTGATATTGCAGACCATAGTTCTAAAATGGAGAGACGTGCAGTTGAGGCTGAACGTGAAACAGATAAACTGAAGAAAACTGAGTTTATGCAAGACAAGGTAGATGAAGAGTTTGATGGTATTATTACTTCAATCACTAAATTTGGTCTGTTTATCGAGTTGCCAAATACGATTGAAGGTTTGGTTCACGTTAATCAACTTAAAGATGATTACTATCACTTTATTGAAAGTCACATGGCTTTAGTGGGAGAAAGAACTGGTAAGGTTTATAAAATCGGTCAAAAAGTCCATATCAAATTAACTAAAGCAGATGTTGACACAAGAGAGATTGATTTTGAATTATTATCAGCTGAGCCTCTAACTGAAACAATCGATATACCAAAGCATAATAAAAAGAACAAACAAAACAGTCGCCGTAATGACAGTAGAAAAAAAGGGTCAGACAAGCCTGACTTTGGTAAAAAAGGTCAAAAGGGCAAGAAAGGGAAGAAACCTTTCTATAAATCAGTGAAGAAAAAACCGAAGAAAAAGAAAAAGTGA
- the smpB gene encoding SsrA-binding protein SmpB, translating to MPKGEGNLIAQNRKARHDYSVFETFEAGIVLKGTEIKSIRQRRVNLKDGFARVRDGEAYLMNVHISPYDQGNIFNHDPLRTRKLLLHKKQIIKIGTEMKNPGVTLIPLKIYIKDGFAKVLLGLAKGKKQYDKREDLKRKDMNREINRALRDKQR from the coding sequence ATGCCTAAAGGTGAAGGAAATTTAATTGCTCAAAATCGTAAAGCTCGTCATGACTATTCGGTCTTTGAAACATTTGAAGCAGGTATCGTGTTAAAAGGAACAGAGATTAAATCAATTAGACAACGTCGTGTTAATTTGAAAGATGGGTTTGCACGTGTGCGTGATGGGGAAGCATACCTAATGAATGTCCACATCAGCCCGTATGATCAAGGGAACATTTTTAACCACGACCCGCTTAGAACAAGAAAACTATTACTACACAAAAAGCAGATCATTAAAATCGGCACAGAGATGAAAAATCCTGGTGTAACGCTGATTCCATTGAAGATTTACATCAAAGATGGGTTTGCAAAAGTACTTTTAGGTTTAGCTAAAGGGAAAAAGCAATATGATAAACGTGAAGACTTAAAACGAAAAGACATGAACCGAGAGATTAATCGGGCGCTTAGAGACAAACAACGATAG
- the atpA gene encoding F0F1 ATP synthase subunit alpha yields MSIKAEEISSHIKQQLAKYEESLTVDEVGTVSYVGDGIARAYGLENAMSGELLEFDNGVYGMAQNLENDSVGIIILGDFEQIREGDKVKRTRRIMEVPVGEALIGRVVNPLGQPIDGMGEIATTKTRPIEAAAPGVMARKSVSEPLQTGWKAIDALVPIGRGQRELIIGDRKTGKTTIAIDTILNQKDQDMICIYVAIGQKESTVRNQVEILKKYGAMDYTIVVSASASQPAPLLYLAPYAGASMGEEFMYNGKHVLVVYDDLSKQAAAYREISLLLRRPPGREAFPGDVFYLHSRLLERAAKLSDELGGGSMTALPFVETQAGDISAYIPTNVISITDGQIFLESDLFYSGVRPAIDAGLSVSRVGGSAQIKAMKKVAGTLRLDLASYRELEAFTQFGSDLDEATQSKLNRGKRTVEVLKQNVHEPLAVEKQVLILYALTHGFLDTIPVVDILRFERELFEYVDNNYPAIFDTIRNTKGLPNPEDMDKAIDEFKGIFSSSEFSVADEVKQS; encoded by the coding sequence ATGAGTATAAAAGCGGAAGAAATTAGTTCGCATATTAAACAACAACTTGCTAAATACGAAGAATCGTTAACAGTAGATGAAGTTGGAACAGTTTCCTATGTTGGTGACGGTATTGCTCGTGCTTACGGATTAGAAAATGCCATGTCGGGAGAGTTATTAGAGTTTGATAATGGTGTTTATGGTATGGCTCAAAACTTAGAAAATGATAGTGTCGGTATTATCATTTTAGGGGATTTTGAACAAATACGTGAAGGCGACAAAGTAAAACGTACACGACGTATTATGGAAGTACCTGTTGGTGAAGCATTAATTGGACGCGTGGTTAACCCTTTAGGACAACCTATTGATGGTATGGGCGAAATCGCTACAACCAAAACACGACCAATTGAAGCAGCAGCCCCTGGTGTTATGGCTCGTAAATCAGTATCAGAACCACTACAAACAGGATGGAAAGCAATTGATGCATTAGTACCAATTGGACGTGGACAACGTGAGTTAATCATCGGTGACCGTAAAACTGGTAAAACAACAATTGCGATTGACACAATTTTAAATCAAAAAGATCAAGACATGATTTGTATTTACGTTGCAATTGGTCAAAAAGAATCAACTGTACGTAACCAAGTTGAAATCTTGAAAAAATATGGTGCAATGGACTACACAATTGTTGTGTCTGCCAGTGCATCACAACCAGCCCCATTACTTTACTTAGCACCTTATGCTGGAGCAAGTATGGGTGAAGAATTTATGTATAATGGAAAACACGTATTAGTCGTATATGATGATTTATCAAAACAAGCAGCAGCTTATCGTGAAATCTCATTACTATTACGTCGTCCACCAGGTCGTGAAGCGTTCCCTGGGGATGTATTCTACTTACATTCTCGTTTACTTGAAAGAGCAGCGAAATTGAGTGATGAATTAGGTGGCGGATCGATGACTGCCTTACCATTTGTTGAAACACAAGCCGGAGATATCTCTGCTTATATTCCAACAAACGTTATCTCTATTACTGATGGACAAATCTTCTTAGAAAGTGATTTGTTTTACTCAGGTGTTCGTCCTGCGATTGATGCTGGGTTATCAGTATCACGTGTTGGGGGATCTGCTCAAATCAAAGCAATGAAAAAAGTTGCAGGTACACTTCGTCTAGATTTAGCAAGTTACCGTGAATTAGAAGCATTTACCCAATTTGGTTCTGACTTAGATGAGGCAACTCAATCTAAATTAAACCGTGGTAAACGAACTGTAGAAGTTTTAAAACAAAATGTGCATGAACCATTAGCGGTTGAAAAACAAGTCTTAATTCTTTATGCATTAACTCATGGATTCCTAGATACTATTCCAGTAGTAGATATTTTACGCTTTGAACGCGAATTATTTGAATACGTGGATAATAACTATCCAGCAATCTTTGATACAATCCGTAATACAAAAGGATTACCAAATCCTGAAGATATGGATAAAGCAATCGATGAATTTAAAGGGATTTTCAGTTCAAGTGAATTCTCTGTTGCAGATGAAGTAAAACAATCTTAG
- the atpE gene encoding ATP synthase F0 subunit C, producing MQYIAAAIAVLGASIGAGYGNGKVISKTLESMARQPELSGQLRSTMFIGVALIEAIPIIGVVIALLLLFK from the coding sequence ATGCAATATATTGCAGCAGCTATCGCAGTTTTAGGAGCTTCTATCGGAGCAGGTTATGGTAATGGTAAAGTTATCTCTAAAACATTAGAATCAATGGCACGTCAACCAGAATTATCAGGTCAATTAAGAAGTACAATGTTTATCGGGGTTGCCTTAATCGAAGCGATTCCTATCATCGGTGTCGTAATTGCCTTATTATTATTATTCAAATAA
- the atpD gene encoding F0F1 ATP synthase subunit beta: protein MKVGKIAQVIGPVVDVAFPLDQALPDINDALIVYKAGSKEKVVLETTLEIGDGIVRTIAMESTDGLQRGMEVLHTGGPISVPVGPETLGRVFNVLGETIDLGEPIGEEVERDSIHAKAPSFDELSTNSEILETGIKVIDLLAPYLKGGKIGLFGGAGVGKTVLIQELINNIAQELGGLSVFAGVGERTREGNDLYFEMKESGVIKKTAMVFGQMNEPPGARMRVALTGLTMAEYFRDEEKQDVLLFIDNIFRFTQAGSEVSALLGRMPSAVGYQPTLATEMGQLQERITSTKDGSITSIQAIYVPADDYTDPAPATAFAHLDATTNLERRLTEQGIYPAVDPLASSSSALEPDIVGEEHYKVATEVQRLLQRYKELQDIIAILGMDELSDEEKVIVGRARRVQFFLSQNFHVAEQFTGQPGSYVPLNETIKGFRAILDGEYDHLPEEAFRSVGRIEEAIEKAEKMGY from the coding sequence ATGAAAGTAGGAAAAATAGCCCAAGTCATTGGTCCCGTTGTTGACGTGGCTTTTCCATTAGACCAAGCATTACCTGATATAAATGATGCATTAATCGTTTATAAAGCGGGAAGTAAAGAAAAAGTTGTGTTAGAAACAACTCTTGAAATTGGCGATGGAATCGTTCGAACAATTGCAATGGAATCTACAGACGGACTACAAAGAGGAATGGAAGTTCTTCATACAGGAGGTCCTATCAGTGTTCCAGTTGGTCCTGAAACATTAGGTAGAGTCTTTAACGTACTTGGTGAAACCATTGACTTAGGTGAACCAATTGGTGAAGAAGTAGAAAGAGATAGCATTCATGCAAAAGCACCTTCTTTTGATGAATTAAGCACTAACTCTGAAATTTTAGAAACAGGTATCAAAGTAATTGATTTACTTGCTCCATACTTAAAAGGTGGTAAAATCGGATTATTCGGTGGTGCCGGAGTAGGTAAAACAGTGTTAATTCAAGAGTTGATCAACAACATCGCTCAAGAATTAGGTGGGTTATCAGTGTTTGCCGGTGTCGGTGAACGTACTCGTGAGGGGAATGACCTTTACTTTGAAATGAAGGAATCTGGCGTTATCAAGAAAACAGCCATGGTGTTCGGGCAAATGAACGAACCACCTGGTGCCAGAATGCGTGTAGCCTTAACAGGACTTACTATGGCAGAATATTTCCGTGATGAAGAAAAACAAGATGTGTTACTCTTTATTGATAACATTTTCCGTTTTACTCAAGCGGGTTCTGAAGTATCAGCCCTTTTAGGACGTATGCCTTCAGCCGTTGGTTACCAACCAACATTAGCAACTGAAATGGGACAATTACAAGAACGTATCACTTCGACAAAAGATGGTTCAATAACATCAATTCAAGCGATTTACGTTCCTGCCGATGACTATACTGACCCGGCTCCAGCAACAGCCTTTGCGCATTTGGATGCAACAACTAACTTGGAACGTCGTTTGACTGAACAAGGGATTTATCCAGCGGTAGATCCATTAGCTTCATCATCAAGTGCCTTAGAACCTGATATTGTTGGAGAAGAGCACTATAAAGTAGCTACTGAAGTTCAACGTTTATTACAACGCTACAAAGAATTACAAGATATTATTGCAATTCTTGGTATGGATGAGTTAAGTGATGAAGAAAAAGTGATTGTAGGCCGTGCTAGACGTGTCCAATTCTTCTTATCACAAAACTTCCACGTAGCTGAACAGTTTACTGGTCAACCAGGTAGTTATGTTCCATTAAACGAAACAATTAAAGGATTTAGAGCAATCTTAGATGGTGAATATGATCACTTACCTGAAGAAGCGTTCAGAAGTGTAGGCCGCATTGAAGAAGCTATCGAAAAAGCAGAAAAAATGGGCTACTAA